A window of Thermosynechococcus sp. NK55a contains these coding sequences:
- a CDS encoding TM2 domain-containing protein — protein MMGYRNRAIAILLALAGIFLPGLHKFYLRQPLWGGVYLMLGLLFSTEPHGSLGSIARIACVIEAVWYLFQGADAFDATFNPNISAVVPKLPAPPLEKST, from the coding sequence ATGATGGGCTATCGTAATCGCGCGATCGCTATTCTCTTAGCGTTGGCTGGCATCTTTCTGCCGGGACTTCATAAGTTTTATTTGCGCCAACCCCTATGGGGGGGAGTTTACCTGATGCTGGGGCTACTTTTTTCGACAGAACCCCACGGTTCTCTAGGTAGCATTGCTCGTATTGCCTGTGTGATTGAGGCCGTGTGGTATTTGTTTCAGGGGGCTGATGCCTTTGATGCCACCTTTAACCCCAACATTAGTGCGGTGGTTCCAAAGCTGCCGGCCCCTCCTCTTGAGAAATCAACCTAG
- a CDS encoding DUF760 domain-containing protein — MVFDPGNANFYQSSTEDGQPNLLLKYLQSQSPEVLTRIARSVSPEIRQIISQNVQGLVGGLPSEDFNVQIATDRDNLAGLLASAMMTGYFLRQMEQRMELEMSLGDLPMP, encoded by the coding sequence ATGGTTTTTGATCCCGGAAACGCTAATTTCTACCAGTCTTCTACGGAGGATGGGCAGCCCAATCTGCTCCTGAAGTACCTGCAAAGCCAATCGCCAGAAGTTTTGACCCGTATTGCCCGTTCCGTCAGTCCAGAAATTCGCCAAATTATCAGCCAAAATGTTCAAGGTCTCGTGGGTGGTCTTCCCTCTGAGGATTTTAATGTCCAAATTGCCACCGATCGCGACAACTTGGCGGGGTTATTGGCCTCAGCCATGATGACGGGGTATTTTCTGCGCCAGATGGAACAGCGCATGGAGCTGGAAATGAGCCTCGGCGATCTACCGATGCCCTAG
- a CDS encoding phosphotransacetylase family protein, producing MGKHLLIGSIVPYSGKSATIIGLAKLCRDRHLRIAYGKPLGTYQPASDSEETEADVSFLQETLNLENVRPTLLTLTPEAIKGRLTGTDQQDYRQALAAYHHINSEDLVLLEGPATLAEGRLFDLDLAQMAAVLEAPILLVVRYESPLVVESLLLAKSELGDRLLGVIINDIPATETQPLPAIRQYLEAHQIPVFGTLPRSQLLRSVSVKELVRQLNAEVLCRPDRLDLLVEELTIGAMNVSAALKYFRKANNMAVITGGDRTDIQWAALETSTHCLILTGHLPPSPAILARAEELEIPILSVDLDTLTAVEIVDRAFGQVRLHEIAKVKCVEQMMQEHVDGDRLLTQLGLLTVEA from the coding sequence GTGGGAAAGCATTTATTGATTGGTTCAATTGTTCCCTATAGCGGCAAGTCTGCAACGATTATAGGCTTGGCCAAGCTCTGTCGCGATCGCCACCTGCGCATTGCCTATGGTAAGCCCCTGGGTACATACCAACCCGCCAGCGATAGCGAAGAAACCGAAGCCGATGTCAGCTTTTTACAGGAAACCCTGAACCTAGAAAATGTACGGCCCACCTTGCTCACCCTGACTCCAGAAGCCATCAAGGGGCGACTGACGGGCACAGATCAGCAGGATTATCGCCAAGCCCTAGCGGCCTATCACCACATCAACAGCGAAGACTTAGTGCTTCTTGAAGGGCCAGCAACATTAGCAGAGGGGCGACTGTTTGATTTGGACTTAGCTCAGATGGCAGCGGTGTTGGAGGCACCGATTTTACTGGTGGTGCGCTATGAATCCCCCTTGGTGGTGGAATCGCTCCTCCTAGCCAAGTCGGAATTGGGCGATCGCCTATTGGGGGTGATCATCAACGATATTCCCGCAACCGAGACCCAACCCTTGCCTGCTATTCGCCAATATCTCGAGGCCCACCAAATTCCAGTTTTTGGTACATTACCCCGCAGTCAGTTGCTGCGCAGTGTCAGTGTCAAAGAATTGGTACGCCAGTTAAATGCCGAAGTGTTGTGCCGTCCTGATCGCTTGGATTTGCTGGTAGAAGAACTCACCATTGGCGCAATGAATGTCAGTGCTGCCCTGAAGTATTTCCGTAAAGCGAACAATATGGCGGTGATTACGGGGGGCGATCGCACCGATATTCAATGGGCGGCCCTGGAGACCTCCACCCACTGTCTAATTCTCACGGGGCATTTGCCGCCTTCCCCAGCCATTCTTGCCCGTGCCGAAGAGTTGGAAATTCCCATTCTCTCTGTGGATCTGGATACGCTGACGGCGGTGGAAATTGTGGATCGTGCCTTTGGTCAGGTGCGTCTTCATGAAATCGCCAAAGTCAAGTGTGTCGAGCAAATGATGCAGGAGCATGTGGATGGCGATCGCCTGCTGACCCAGTTGGGACTCTTGACGGTTGAGGCCTAG
- a CDS encoding esterase-like activity of phytase family protein produces MYGRRLLMGLLFLCLLWGCALPQVQAAERLFLKVGVEFRGEVQLAVGSQWRNTEVGGLSGLTYDQRQQQFYAISDDRQQPRFYTLEITPKAITPKGVTFLQQMNGEVYPPNTADTEGIALTPEGHLLISSEGVTATASSPWIKEFERNNGQTITALPIPKYYLPNGQQGIRNNLGFEALTLSPAGDRLFVGVESALAQDVRPNIPIYCRLLHYLRGDVAPVLLAEHLYPLDPSEAVFNGLVELLALDNGGHFLSLERTYSPGVGHGIKLFEVSLAGATDTLGMATLPVDLGPIRPVQKRLILDFKTLGIPLTNLEGMSFGPPLADGARSLYIIGDNNFDGKTPTQVLMFALTVKR; encoded by the coding sequence ATGTACGGGCGACGCCTGCTCATGGGACTTCTGTTCCTTTGCCTACTGTGGGGATGTGCGCTCCCCCAAGTGCAAGCGGCGGAGCGGCTGTTTCTGAAGGTGGGGGTGGAATTTCGCGGCGAAGTCCAATTAGCCGTCGGCAGCCAGTGGCGAAATACCGAGGTGGGAGGGCTGTCGGGTTTGACCTACGATCAGCGTCAACAGCAGTTCTATGCCATCAGTGACGATCGCCAGCAACCTCGGTTTTACACCCTCGAGATCACTCCCAAAGCCATTACCCCCAAGGGCGTGACCTTTCTCCAGCAGATGAATGGTGAGGTGTATCCTCCCAACACCGCCGATACTGAGGGAATTGCCCTGACGCCCGAGGGACACCTGCTGATTAGCAGTGAAGGGGTAACGGCCACAGCTAGCTCGCCCTGGATCAAGGAGTTTGAGCGCAACAATGGACAAACCATTACAGCGCTACCCATTCCCAAATACTATCTGCCCAATGGTCAGCAAGGGATTCGCAATAATCTTGGCTTTGAGGCGCTGACGCTTTCCCCGGCGGGCGATCGCCTGTTTGTCGGTGTTGAATCTGCCCTTGCCCAAGATGTCCGTCCCAATATCCCTATTTACTGCCGTCTGCTCCACTACCTGCGGGGGGATGTTGCCCCTGTGTTGCTGGCGGAGCATCTCTATCCATTGGATCCCTCCGAGGCAGTGTTCAATGGCCTCGTAGAGCTACTTGCCCTTGACAATGGTGGCCATTTTCTCAGCTTGGAGCGCACCTACAGTCCGGGGGTAGGACATGGCATCAAACTCTTTGAAGTATCCCTAGCGGGAGCGACAGATACCCTTGGCATGGCCACCCTGCCGGTTGATCTGGGTCCCATCCGCCCTGTGCAGAAACGTCTGATTTTGGATTTCAAGACCCTAGGAATTCCCTTAACCAATTTGGAGGGGATGAGTTTTGGCCCCCCCTTGGCCGATGGGGCGCGATCGCTTTATATCATTGGCGATAACAACTTTGACGGCAAAACCCCGACTCAAGTACTGATGTTTGCCCTGACTGTCAAACGCTAG
- a CDS encoding Tic22 family protein, translating into MKRLAHLSVLAGLVSSLWLAPAIGRYETATALPEEQVLQILNNVPVFMITNDKGEPLTFEIPNPQDRNKKTQVFTFFISQKDAEGALNAIKTQQPEIGRVARISAAALSGAVKIALESQKNPVVGVDIIPSKPQLEAAVNLLKQSGDLVERDGKILTKDGKPFIGGTPLFFLADSKTGNPIAVEAQVRENGQTRTQRFIPFYFDKMQLQREVDQARQQRPELIKDTGIRVVMLDNLVATMLSTNDPVAGQIQLVQTPEAIQFALQRSGGNNAQRPNQANQPASPQRPNQQGGTQGTNRNR; encoded by the coding sequence ATGAAGAGATTGGCACACTTGAGTGTTTTGGCAGGTTTAGTGAGTAGCCTGTGGCTCGCTCCTGCTATTGGCCGCTATGAGACTGCCACCGCCTTACCGGAAGAACAGGTGCTGCAGATTCTCAACAATGTGCCCGTTTTTATGATCACCAACGACAAAGGGGAGCCGCTGACCTTTGAAATCCCTAACCCCCAAGATCGAAATAAGAAAACCCAAGTGTTTACCTTCTTTATTAGTCAGAAAGATGCTGAAGGTGCCCTCAATGCCATCAAAACGCAGCAGCCCGAGATTGGTCGTGTGGCGCGGATTTCTGCGGCTGCCCTCAGTGGTGCGGTGAAAATTGCCCTCGAAAGCCAAAAAAATCCTGTTGTTGGTGTGGACATTATTCCCTCAAAACCCCAACTGGAGGCGGCGGTGAATCTGCTCAAACAAAGTGGTGATTTGGTCGAGCGCGATGGCAAAATTCTGACCAAGGATGGCAAACCGTTCATAGGTGGTACTCCCCTCTTTTTCCTAGCGGATAGCAAAACAGGCAACCCCATCGCCGTAGAAGCACAAGTGCGCGAAAACGGCCAGACCCGCACGCAGCGGTTTATTCCCTTTTACTTTGATAAAATGCAACTCCAACGGGAAGTGGACCAAGCCCGTCAGCAGCGACCGGAACTGATCAAGGATACGGGTATCCGCGTTGTCATGCTGGATAATTTGGTGGCAACCATGCTCAGCACCAACGATCCGGTGGCTGGTCAAATTCAACTGGTACAAACCCCTGAGGCGATTCAGTTTGCCCTGCAACGCAGCGGTGGCAATAATGCCCAGCGCCCAAACCAAGCGAATCAACCCGCTTCCCCCCAACGCCCAAATCAACAGGGGGGCACTCAAGGTACAAATCGTAACCGCTAA
- the corA gene encoding magnesium/cobalt transporter CorA, which produces MARQPFHFFRNVPSPPAEEEDNYLEDYFFDEPGAMPGTLSIEADAPPPTIILIDYQLDQASRRILETPEECGPYLRSPSVSWIDVQGIGDEDVMRRLGQVFQLHPIVLEDIVNVPQRPKVEDHGDYMVLITRMVTPKENEHGFYTEQVSFVLGQHFLLTVQEEPERDCFEMVRQRIRTSRGIIRRYGPDYLAYAFLDAIIDGFYPVLEDYGERIEALEDAVVTHPSPAILEEVHQVRRELLALRRAIWPQRDAINAMIRDSSPLLSEEVRIYLRDCYDHAIQVLDMVETYRELAASLMEVYLSSVGNKMNEIMKILTIISTIFIPLTFIVGIYGMNFDPDASPWNMPELKWYWGYPACGALMLTIAGSLFFFFWRKGWFKSATSLEPLDPER; this is translated from the coding sequence ATGGCCAGGCAACCCTTTCACTTTTTCCGCAATGTCCCCTCACCCCCTGCCGAGGAAGAAGATAACTATCTCGAAGATTACTTCTTTGATGAACCCGGAGCCATGCCCGGCACCCTCAGTATTGAGGCTGACGCTCCACCACCGACCATTATTCTCATTGACTATCAGCTAGATCAGGCCAGCCGTCGCATTTTAGAAACTCCGGAAGAATGTGGCCCCTACCTCAGGAGTCCGTCTGTCAGTTGGATTGATGTTCAAGGCATTGGCGATGAAGATGTGATGCGGCGCCTCGGTCAAGTTTTTCAGCTGCACCCCATTGTTCTTGAAGACATTGTCAACGTTCCGCAGCGCCCCAAAGTTGAAGACCATGGCGATTACATGGTCCTGATTACCCGCATGGTCACCCCCAAAGAAAATGAACACGGCTTTTATACCGAACAGGTGAGCTTTGTCTTGGGGCAACATTTCTTGCTCACCGTCCAGGAGGAACCCGAACGGGACTGTTTTGAGATGGTGCGGCAGCGGATTCGGACAAGTCGGGGCATTATTCGCCGCTACGGCCCCGATTATCTGGCCTATGCCTTCCTAGATGCCATTATTGATGGCTTTTATCCGGTTCTGGAGGACTATGGCGAGCGTATTGAGGCGCTGGAGGATGCTGTTGTTACCCATCCCAGTCCCGCCATCCTCGAAGAAGTCCACCAAGTGCGCCGCGAACTACTGGCGCTGCGCCGTGCCATTTGGCCGCAACGGGATGCTATCAATGCCATGATTCGAGATTCCAGCCCCCTCCTTTCGGAGGAAGTGCGTATCTATCTGCGGGATTGTTATGACCATGCAATTCAGGTGCTAGATATGGTGGAAACCTACCGCGAACTGGCGGCCAGTTTAATGGAGGTGTATCTTTCCTCCGTTGGTAATAAAATGAACGAAATTATGAAGATTCTGACGATCATTTCGACGATTTTCATACCATTAACGTTTATTGTCGGTATCTATGGCATGAACTTTGATCCCGATGCCTCCCCTTGGAATATGCCAGAATTGAAGTGGTATTGGGGTTATCCGGCCTGCGGGGCGCTCATGCTCACCATCGCGGGCAGTTTATTTTTCTTTTTCTGGCGCAAGGGCTGGTTCAAAAGCGCTACTAGTTTAGAGCCCCTAGACCCTGAACGCTAG
- a CDS encoding 4-hydroxybenzoate solanesyltransferase, whose amino-acid sequence MSIWVAIAQLLRWHQPAGRLILLIPALWSLTLASEGLPSLKLLLIITVGAIATSAAGCIVNDCWDRNIDPHVQRTQNRPLASRRLSLGVALGLMVIALLCAWGLTFYLTPLGYWLAVAAVPVILLYPLAKRVLPIPQLVLAVAWGFAVLIPWAAVQGRLTLTTAWLWAAVVMWTLAFDTVYAMPDRPDDRRLGVNSSALFFGAHAPLAIALFYALTVIFLMIVGLRAGLPWRFWLALAVTTYFWLRQSLQIYTHERRDTQTTTLPIQTYGRYFNENVWLGFLLWVGMWCPRP is encoded by the coding sequence GTGTCAATTTGGGTCGCGATCGCCCAACTGTTGCGGTGGCATCAGCCGGCAGGTCGTTTGATTCTCCTCATTCCTGCCCTCTGGTCTTTGACATTGGCTAGTGAAGGCTTGCCGTCGTTGAAGTTGCTACTGATTATCACGGTGGGGGCGATCGCCACGAGTGCGGCGGGCTGCATTGTCAATGACTGCTGGGATCGCAATATTGACCCCCATGTGCAGCGGACTCAAAACCGCCCCCTAGCCAGTCGCCGACTCTCCCTTGGTGTGGCCTTGGGCTTGATGGTGATTGCTTTACTCTGTGCTTGGGGATTGACATTCTACCTTACTCCCTTGGGGTATTGGCTGGCGGTGGCGGCAGTGCCGGTGATTCTCCTCTATCCCTTGGCGAAGCGAGTGTTGCCAATTCCACAACTGGTCTTAGCAGTGGCCTGGGGGTTTGCTGTGCTCATTCCCTGGGCAGCGGTACAGGGACGCTTAACCTTGACCACCGCGTGGTTGTGGGCAGCAGTGGTGATGTGGACATTAGCCTTTGATACGGTGTATGCCATGCCTGATCGCCCCGACGACCGCCGACTGGGGGTCAATTCCAGTGCCTTATTTTTCGGTGCCCATGCGCCCTTGGCGATCGCGCTATTTTATGCACTGACGGTGATATTCCTGATGATTGTTGGCTTGAGGGCAGGACTCCCTTGGCGATTTTGGCTGGCTTTGGCAGTCACCACCTACTTTTGGCTGCGCCAATCCCTGCAAATTTACACCCACGAGCGCCGCGATACCCAAACAACAACGCTCCCCATTCAGACCTATGGTCGTTACTTCAATGAAAATGTCTGGTTGGGCTTTTTGCTCTGGGTGGGGATGTGGTGCCCTAGGCCTTAG
- a CDS encoding 2-phosphosulfolactate phosphatase family protein, producing the protein MKIYTYHTPEGVPADWQPDCAIAVDVLRATTTIATALAAGAEAVQVFSDLTELEQVSQQWPAAKRIRVGERGGKKVAGFDMGNSPAECLPERVRGCRLFMSTTNGTRSLERIQASPLVLAAALVNRAAVAEFVQKHQPATLWIVGSGWEGSYSLEDTVCAGALIHYLWGQQDAPLETLAGNDETIAATALYRYYQDDLLTLFHHSSHGQRLLNLGNEADLKYCAQVDILTIVPWQVSPKLLTKA; encoded by the coding sequence ATGAAAATCTATACCTACCACACACCAGAGGGTGTACCAGCCGACTGGCAGCCCGACTGTGCCATTGCTGTCGATGTCCTGCGGGCAACCACCACGATCGCCACTGCTCTAGCCGCTGGAGCAGAAGCCGTTCAAGTCTTTAGTGATCTGACAGAACTCGAACAAGTCAGTCAGCAATGGCCGGCAGCCAAGCGGATTCGCGTTGGTGAACGGGGGGGGAAAAAAGTTGCTGGCTTTGATATGGGCAATTCTCCTGCTGAATGCTTGCCGGAGCGGGTGAGAGGATGTCGCCTCTTTATGAGTACTACCAATGGCACCCGTTCCCTTGAGCGAATTCAGGCAAGTCCCCTCGTTCTCGCTGCCGCCCTTGTCAATCGTGCCGCCGTTGCTGAGTTTGTCCAAAAACATCAACCGGCAACCCTCTGGATTGTTGGTTCGGGCTGGGAAGGCAGCTATTCCCTCGAAGATACTGTCTGTGCTGGGGCACTGATTCATTACCTCTGGGGTCAGCAGGATGCCCCCCTCGAAACCCTTGCTGGCAATGACGAAACCATTGCTGCCACTGCTCTGTACCGCTACTACCAAGATGATCTATTGACCCTCTTTCACCATTCCAGCCACGGGCAGCGCCTCCTTAATCTGGGCAATGAAGCCGATCTCAAATACTGTGCCCAAGTGGACATTCTGACAATTGTGCCGTGGCAGGTTTCTCCCAAGCTCTTGACTAAGGCCTAG
- the psb32 gene encoding photosystem II repair protein Psb32: protein MHWQVAWKNGIRYLLLALLASTLWVTPVWATGAIDIPFPGTAAGVIDEGNVLSAVTQGSVGRSLQDLSEATGIHVHIVTLHRLDYGETPQSFVDDLFSQWFPDPASQANQVIIALDTVTNGTAIHYGDAVAERLNPETAESIVQETMRVPLREGNYNQSVLDTVDRLGKVLKGEPDPGPPVVREVVVEKTYKSKEETDDRSATILVVALLIAATVIPMVTYFMYQGSS, encoded by the coding sequence ATGCATTGGCAAGTGGCTTGGAAAAACGGCATTCGCTATCTTTTGCTGGCACTACTCGCTAGTACGTTGTGGGTTACCCCTGTCTGGGCAACCGGGGCGATCGATATCCCCTTTCCGGGAACAGCAGCCGGGGTCATTGATGAGGGCAATGTGCTCAGTGCCGTCACCCAAGGCAGTGTTGGGCGATCGCTCCAAGACCTCTCCGAGGCAACGGGCATTCATGTTCATATTGTTACCCTACACCGCCTTGACTATGGCGAAACCCCCCAGAGCTTTGTGGATGACCTCTTTAGCCAGTGGTTTCCCGATCCTGCGTCCCAGGCCAATCAAGTGATCATTGCCCTCGATACCGTCACCAATGGCACAGCGATTCATTATGGCGACGCCGTGGCCGAGCGCTTGAATCCTGAGACCGCTGAAAGTATTGTCCAAGAAACGATGCGGGTGCCCCTGCGGGAGGGCAACTACAATCAATCGGTACTTGACACCGTTGATCGCCTTGGGAAAGTCCTCAAAGGCGAACCGGATCCGGGACCCCCAGTGGTACGCGAAGTGGTTGTCGAGAAAACCTACAAAAGCAAAGAGGAAACGGACGATCGCTCCGCCACAATTCTTGTGGTTGCCCTGCTCATTGCCGCTACAGTGATCCCAATGGTGACATACTTTATGTATCAAGGATCATCGTAG
- the lepB gene encoding signal peptidase I: protein MSASVTHSSSRWRSLRNNALLIGVAVLITLLIRVFVAESRFIPSESMEPTLWPGDRIVVEKITYRQRSPQRGDIVVFYTPPLLQTLGYRADQALIKRVIATAGDTVAVHDGRVWVNDRPLDEPYIAEPPIYTLSPVTVPENMLFVMGDNRNHSNDSHIWGFLPLENVIGRAIACYWPPNHAGKILSPAT from the coding sequence ATGTCTGCTTCGGTAACCCATTCCTCTTCTCGTTGGCGATCGCTACGCAATAATGCCCTGTTGATTGGGGTGGCTGTGCTGATCACACTCCTGATTCGCGTTTTTGTAGCGGAGTCGCGTTTTATTCCCTCAGAGTCTATGGAGCCAACACTTTGGCCCGGCGATCGCATTGTGGTAGAAAAGATCACCTATCGCCAGCGATCGCCCCAGCGGGGGGATATTGTTGTCTTCTATACCCCACCCCTCTTGCAAACCCTGGGCTATCGTGCTGATCAAGCCCTAATTAAGCGGGTGATTGCGACAGCCGGGGATACCGTTGCCGTGCATGATGGCCGCGTTTGGGTCAACGATCGCCCCCTCGATGAGCCCTACATTGCTGAGCCACCCATTTATACCCTCTCTCCAGTCACCGTGCCAGAGAATATGCTTTTTGTTATGGGGGATAACCGCAACCACAGCAACGACTCCCACATCTGGGGATTTTTGCCCCTGGAGAATGTCATTGGTCGGGCGATCGCCTGCTATTGGCCCCCTAACCATGCGGGCAAAATTTTGTCTCCGGCTACCTAG
- a CDS encoding DUF975 family protein, which produces MYSEHTPQAIANRRYQVRIGQYFKEGWEIFSTQPAAYIGFLVLMTIINGVLNNIPGVGLIVSTILSGPFAAGYYFFSFRIARNQRPTFSEFFNAFKNNYFLPILLTNLAIILITNVFVISASLLFMIAGLPLLQRILEQAAAEAAKPDADLEQLLALLEQLPPVPDGLNPVLIFLGVVLLLPGIYFGIAYVFAVPLVVEHQFDVWPALETSRRLVSRNWWRCFFLIVSIIFCNILGFCLCCVGLLVTGPWSNCVIVAAYRDIIGLRPTTDTTNPS; this is translated from the coding sequence ATGTACAGTGAACATACTCCCCAAGCGATCGCCAACCGTCGTTATCAGGTCAGAATTGGTCAATATTTCAAGGAGGGCTGGGAAATTTTCAGCACCCAACCCGCTGCCTACATTGGCTTCCTGGTTCTGATGACGATTATCAATGGTGTACTCAACAATATTCCAGGGGTTGGCCTGATTGTTAGCACGATTTTGTCAGGGCCCTTCGCCGCAGGCTACTACTTTTTCAGCTTTCGCATTGCCCGCAACCAAAGACCCACATTTAGCGAATTTTTTAATGCGTTCAAAAACAACTACTTTTTGCCCATCCTATTGACAAACCTAGCGATCATCTTGATTACGAATGTGTTTGTGATCAGTGCCAGCCTTCTATTCATGATTGCGGGGCTACCCTTGTTGCAAAGGATATTAGAGCAGGCGGCAGCTGAAGCAGCGAAGCCCGATGCCGACCTAGAACAACTGCTAGCGTTACTGGAGCAGCTTCCCCCTGTACCGGATGGACTCAACCCTGTTTTAATCTTCCTGGGTGTGGTCCTGCTGCTGCCGGGGATTTACTTTGGGATAGCCTACGTGTTTGCTGTACCTTTGGTGGTGGAACACCAGTTTGACGTGTGGCCAGCCCTAGAAACAAGTCGCCGCTTGGTCTCCCGTAATTGGTGGCGCTGCTTTTTCCTCATTGTGTCAATTATTTTCTGCAATATTTTGGGCTTTTGTCTCTGCTGTGTGGGGCTGCTGGTGACTGGTCCCTGGAGTAATTGTGTAATTGTGGCAGCCTACCGCGATATTATTGGCCTCAGACCCACCACTGATACCACCAACCCGTCTTAG
- a CDS encoding aspartate aminotransferase family protein → MTLPTLVDLNLDPFWMPFTANRQFKQSPRLLVSAAGMYYRSIDGREILDGTAGLWCVNAGHCRPEIVSAIAQQAATLDFAPTFQMGHPGPFQVADRLRRITPDPLNHVFFANSGSEAVDTALKIALAYHRLRGEGTRQRLIGRERGYHGVGFGGTSVGGIAPNRKFFGSLLAGVDHLPHTHNLEHNAFSKGQPTWGAHLADELERLVALHDASTIAAVIVEPLAGSTGVLIPPQGYLERLRAICDRYGILLIFDEVITGFGRLGAPFASQYFGVTPDLITVAKGLTNAAVPMGAVIVRDEIYDTFMQGPAGQIEFFHGYTYSGHPLACAAALTTLEIYEKEALFERAASLAPYWQEAIHSLRGLPHVIDIRNLGLVAGIELAPREGQGGTRGYDALCRAFEAGLLIRVTGDIIALSPPLIVERSHIDQMVDILSRVLQELP, encoded by the coding sequence ATGACGCTGCCCACCCTTGTGGATCTCAACCTCGACCCCTTTTGGATGCCCTTTACCGCAAACCGCCAGTTCAAGCAAAGTCCGCGGCTCCTTGTTTCGGCAGCGGGGATGTACTACAGGAGTATAGATGGCCGTGAGATTCTCGATGGCACGGCTGGGTTGTGGTGTGTTAATGCTGGGCACTGCCGTCCGGAAATTGTTAGCGCGATCGCCCAACAGGCAGCCACCCTAGATTTTGCCCCCACATTTCAGATGGGACATCCGGGACCCTTTCAGGTGGCCGATCGCCTGCGCAGAATTACGCCTGACCCCCTCAACCATGTCTTTTTTGCCAACTCTGGCTCTGAGGCCGTGGATACAGCCTTAAAAATTGCCCTCGCTTACCATCGGCTGCGGGGAGAAGGGACGCGGCAACGGCTCATTGGGCGGGAGCGAGGCTATCACGGGGTTGGCTTTGGTGGGACTTCGGTGGGGGGAATTGCCCCCAATCGCAAGTTCTTTGGTTCTCTCTTGGCAGGGGTAGATCATTTGCCCCACACCCACAACCTGGAACACAACGCCTTCAGCAAAGGGCAACCCACTTGGGGGGCACATTTAGCCGATGAGCTAGAACGCCTAGTGGCGCTCCATGATGCCTCAACAATTGCAGCGGTCATTGTCGAACCCCTTGCTGGCTCTACCGGAGTATTGATTCCGCCTCAGGGATATTTGGAACGCCTCCGTGCCATTTGCGATCGCTACGGCATCTTGCTGATCTTTGATGAGGTGATCACAGGCTTTGGCCGTCTCGGTGCCCCCTTTGCCAGTCAATACTTTGGCGTCACTCCAGATCTCATCACTGTTGCTAAGGGTCTCACCAATGCCGCTGTGCCAATGGGAGCGGTCATTGTCCGCGATGAGATTTACGACACCTTTATGCAAGGACCAGCGGGACAGATTGAGTTTTTCCATGGCTACACCTATTCGGGACATCCCCTTGCCTGTGCCGCTGCCTTGACAACCCTAGAGATTTACGAGAAAGAAGCCCTATTTGAGCGGGCGGCTTCCCTTGCGCCTTATTGGCAGGAGGCCATCCACAGTCTACGGGGTCTTCCCCATGTCATTGATATTCGCAACTTGGGTTTGGTGGCTGGCATTGAATTGGCGCCACGGGAGGGTCAAGGAGGAACACGGGGCTATGATGCCCTGTGTCGGGCCTTTGAAGCGGGACTATTGATTCGTGTCACGGGAGATATTATTGCCCTCTCGCCACCGTTGATTGTGGAGCGATCGCACATTGATCAAATGGTGGACATTTTAAGTCGAGTTCTCCAGGAACTTCCCTAG
- a CDS encoding VOC family protein: MAQLAIAPVLFHLAFPVNNLTDTKAYYIDGLGCEPGRENPHCLIMKLYGHQLVAHVTEEPLVAPKGIYPRHFGLIFLGQADWQNLCNRVIHKGLNFYQPPRTRFANTPLEHQTFFLADPFHNLIEIKHYRHPEAIFGLRDYRKIGDTPLVSAPQP; the protein is encoded by the coding sequence ATGGCTCAGTTGGCGATCGCTCCAGTGCTATTTCACTTGGCCTTTCCCGTCAATAATCTCACCGACACCAAGGCCTACTACATTGATGGTTTGGGGTGCGAACCGGGGCGGGAAAATCCCCACTGCCTGATCATGAAGCTCTATGGTCATCAACTGGTGGCCCATGTCACCGAGGAACCCTTGGTGGCCCCCAAAGGAATCTATCCGCGCCACTTTGGCCTAATTTTCTTGGGGCAGGCAGACTGGCAAAATCTCTGCAATCGCGTGATCCACAAGGGGCTGAACTTTTACCAACCACCCCGTACCCGCTTTGCCAATACCCCCTTAGAGCACCAAACCTTTTTTCTTGCAGACCCCTTCCACAACCTGATTGAAATTAAACACTACCGCCACCCAGAAGCCATTTTTGGTCTGCGGGATTACCGTAAGATTGGGGATACCCCCCTCGTTTCTGCACCGCAACCGTGA